Proteins from a single region of Struthio camelus isolate bStrCam1 chromosome W, bStrCam1.hap1, whole genome shotgun sequence:
- the LOC104150974 gene encoding WD repeat-containing protein 36 isoform X2, protein MLVFASYDNVLHAFARNKEVVHTYEGHKAKIHLLLPFGDHVISVDTANVLIVWDIQSEEEYLQMEFDKAIFAVSAILHPSTYLNKILLGSEQGTLQLWNIRSNKLLYSFAGWGLGVTTLQQAPAVDVVAVGLVSGHIVVHNIKFDETLMKFQQDWGPITAISFRTDGHQVMAAGSPVGHIALWDLEEKKLISQMRNAHSTAIAGMSFVPGEPLLITNGADNAIRVWIFDGPGGTGRILRSRMGHSAPPTKIRYHGQNGEHILSAGQDGTLQSFSTVHERFNKSLGRGSINKKKSKRKGLQHDTMALPPITAFASEVARQNDWDGIVACHQGYITCTTWNYQKTSMGTHKLRPEAFSKNKPLDIYATAVDITTCGNFAVIGMSTGQVDVYNMQSGIHRGCYGKERAHEGAVRGVAVDGLNQLTITAGSEGLIKFWKFKTKDLVHSTDLSSSPSAILLHRDSGILGIAFDDFSISVLDIETRKIVRRFSGHHGRINDMTFSPDGRWLVTSSMDCTIKTWDLPSGCLIDCFLLDSAAVSVTMSPTGDFLASSHVDDLGIYLWSNRSLYSLVSLRPLPADYEPATVMLPGTCPVQDVDAAGAEETCGEMIEYDSPEQLGEQLVTLSLLPESRWKNLLNLDIIKKKNKPREPPKVPKSAPFFIPTVPGLIPRYAAPEQENDTQSKVVNLGVLAQKSDFYIHLEEALSTNKYTAPLNLLKDMGPSNIEIELRGLAPEGGGSVEVMLSFLRMIGMMLNKKYNFELAQAYLALFLKLHLKILSSDPSLLEEVSRLSTQLEETWINLQTLFNQSLCVLKYMKSALL, encoded by the exons ATGTTGGTATTTGCTTCATATGACAATGTTCTCCATGCTTTTGCCAGGAACAAAGAG GTAGTTCATACCTATGAAGGTCACAAGGCGAAGATACACCTTCTGCTGCCTTTTGGTGATCACGTCATCTCCGTGGATACTGCTAATGTTCTTATTGTTTGGGATATACAGTCAGAAG AGGAATATCTTCAAATGGAGTTTGATAAGGCCATTTTTGCAGTTTCTGCAATTCTGCATCCAAGCACCTATTTGAATAAAATTCTCCTTGGTAGTGAACAAGGGACCTTGCAGCTGTGGAATATAAGATCCAA taaaCTCCTATACTCGTTTGCAGGATGGGGCTTAGGGGTCACAACTCTTCAACAA GCcccagcagtggatgttgttgcAGTGGGTCTTGTATCTGGTCACATTGTTGTACATAATATTAAGTTTGATGAAACGCTGATGAAATTTCAACAAGACTGGGGTCCCATCACAGCAATATCTTTTCGGACAG ATGGACACCAAGTAATGGCAGCTGGTAGCCCCGTTGGACACATTGCACTGTGGGATCTAGAAGAGAAGAAACTAATTAGTCAAATGCGAAACGCTCATTCCACAGCAATAGCTGGTATGTCGTTTGTCCCTGGAGAACCACTTCTTATCACTAATGGTGCTGATAATGCTATACGG GTGTGGATTTTTGATGGACCCGGTGGTACTGGCCGTATATTAAGGAGCCGAATGGGACATAGTGCACCTCCAACAAAAATCAGATACCATGGGCAAAATGGAGAGCACATTCTTAGTGCAG GTCAAGATGGAACATTGCAGTCTTTTTCAACGGTGCATGAAAGATTCAATAAAAGTTTAGGACGTG gttcaattaacaaaaagaaatcaaaacggAAGGGTCTTCAGCATGATACCATGGCACTTCCACCCATTACAGCCTTTGCTTCAG AAGTGGCTCGTCAGAATGACTGGGATGGTATTGTTGCCTGCCATCAAGGGTATATAACCTGTACAACATGGAACTATCAGAAGACTTCTATGGGAACTCATaaactgaggccagaggcattTAGCAAAAACAAACCTCTAGATATATATGCAACA GCAGTTGATATTACCACGTGTGGAAACTTTGCTGTAATTGGGATGTCAACAGGGCAGGTAGATGTGTACAACATGCAGTCTGGCATTCACAGAGGGTGTTATGGCAAAGAAAGAG CACATGAAGGGGCTGTTAGAGGGGTAGCAGTGGATGGATTAAACCAGCTGACAATCACGGCTGGTAGTGAAGGATTAATTAAATTTTGGAAATTCAAAACTAAAGACCTAGTTCACTCCACTGATCTCTCGTCTTCTCCAAGTGCGATTCTGCTTCACAGAGATAG CGGTATTCTGGGAATTGCCTTTGATGACTTCAGTATTAGTGTTTTGGATATAGAAACCAGGAAGATTGTCAGGAGGTTCTCAGGACACCATGGACGGATTAATGACATG actttcaGTCCTGATGGTCGTTGGCTAGTAACTTCATCAATGGACTGTACTATTAAGACTTGGGACCTTCCGTCTGGATG CCTCATAGATTGTTTCTTGCTAGACTCTGCAGCTGTAAGCGTTACTATGTCTCCTACAGGAGATTTTCTAGCTTCATCGCATGTGGATGATCTTGGAATTTATTTGTG GTCAAACCGTTCTCTGTATTCGCTCGTCTCTTTACGGCCCCTTCCGGCAGATTACGAACCTGCTACGGTAATGCTTCCTGGAACTTGCCCTGTGCAAG ATGTGGATGCAGCAGGAGCTGAAGAAACATGTGGTGAAATGATAGAATATGATTCACCTGAGCAATTGGGGGAGCAGCTGGTAACCCTGTCCTTATTACCTGAGTCAAGGTGGAAGAATCTCCTCAATCTTGATATCATCAAG aaaaagaataaaccaAGAGAGCCACCAAAAGTTCCCAAGTCAGCCCCTTTCTTCATCCCAACAGTTCCTGGTCTTATACCACGATATGCTGCTCCAGAACAAGAAAATGATACGCAG TCAAAGGTAGTAAACCTTGGAGTACTGGCACAGAAATCTGATTTCTACATTCATCTTGAAGAAGCCCTGAGCACAAACAAAT ATACTGCTCCACTTAATTTACTGAAAGACATGGGACCATCCAATATTGAGATAGAACTAAGGGGCTTGGCCCCTGAAGGTGGTGGCTCTGTGGAGGTGATGCTAAGCTTTTTGAGAATGATTGGGATGATGCTGAACAAGAAGTACAACTTCGAACTTGCTCAAGCATACCTTGCACTGTTCTTAAAG ttgcatCTTAAGATCCTCTCATCAGATCCAAGCCTACTAGAAGAAGTATCCAGACTGTCAACACAGCTCGAGGAAACTTGGATCAATTTACAGACTTTGTTCAATCAGAGTCTGTGTgtgttaaaatatatgaaaagcgCATTgctgtaa
- the LOC104150974 gene encoding WD repeat-containing protein 36 isoform X1, with the protein MAAEGGGGLFAGFRALGRYSGPVAHVLRYHGRHRQFYVAAAAGRSVHTYNVKKLGIVAVSNALLEDITCLAADRMLVFASYDNVLHAFARNKEVVHTYEGHKAKIHLLLPFGDHVISVDTANVLIVWDIQSEEEYLQMEFDKAIFAVSAILHPSTYLNKILLGSEQGTLQLWNIRSNKLLYSFAGWGLGVTTLQQAPAVDVVAVGLVSGHIVVHNIKFDETLMKFQQDWGPITAISFRTDGHQVMAAGSPVGHIALWDLEEKKLISQMRNAHSTAIAGMSFVPGEPLLITNGADNAIRVWIFDGPGGTGRILRSRMGHSAPPTKIRYHGQNGEHILSAGQDGTLQSFSTVHERFNKSLGRGSINKKKSKRKGLQHDTMALPPITAFASEVARQNDWDGIVACHQGYITCTTWNYQKTSMGTHKLRPEAFSKNKPLDIYATAVDITTCGNFAVIGMSTGQVDVYNMQSGIHRGCYGKERAHEGAVRGVAVDGLNQLTITAGSEGLIKFWKFKTKDLVHSTDLSSSPSAILLHRDSGILGIAFDDFSISVLDIETRKIVRRFSGHHGRINDMTFSPDGRWLVTSSMDCTIKTWDLPSGCLIDCFLLDSAAVSVTMSPTGDFLASSHVDDLGIYLWSNRSLYSLVSLRPLPADYEPATVMLPGTCPVQDVDAAGAEETCGEMIEYDSPEQLGEQLVTLSLLPESRWKNLLNLDIIKKKNKPREPPKVPKSAPFFIPTVPGLIPRYAAPEQENDTQSKVVNLGVLAQKSDFYIHLEEALSTNKYTAPLNLLKDMGPSNIEIELRGLAPEGGGSVEVMLSFLRMIGMMLNKKYNFELAQAYLALFLKLHLKILSSDPSLLEEVSRLSTQLEETWINLQTLFNQSLCVLKYMKSALL; encoded by the exons ATGGCggctgagggcggcggcgggctgtTCGCCGGCTTCCGCGCGCTCGGCCGTTACTCGGGCCCCGTGGCGCACGTGCTGCGCTACCACGGCCGCCACCGCCAGTTCTACGTAGCCGCGGCGGCCGGACGCAGCGTCCACACCTACAAC GTAAAGAAACTTGGTATTGTTGCTGTGA GTAATGCTTTGTTAGAAGATATTACTTGTTTGGCAGCAGACCGAATGTTGGTATTTGCTTCATATGACAATGTTCTCCATGCTTTTGCCAGGAACAAAGAG GTAGTTCATACCTATGAAGGTCACAAGGCGAAGATACACCTTCTGCTGCCTTTTGGTGATCACGTCATCTCCGTGGATACTGCTAATGTTCTTATTGTTTGGGATATACAGTCAGAAG AGGAATATCTTCAAATGGAGTTTGATAAGGCCATTTTTGCAGTTTCTGCAATTCTGCATCCAAGCACCTATTTGAATAAAATTCTCCTTGGTAGTGAACAAGGGACCTTGCAGCTGTGGAATATAAGATCCAA taaaCTCCTATACTCGTTTGCAGGATGGGGCTTAGGGGTCACAACTCTTCAACAA GCcccagcagtggatgttgttgcAGTGGGTCTTGTATCTGGTCACATTGTTGTACATAATATTAAGTTTGATGAAACGCTGATGAAATTTCAACAAGACTGGGGTCCCATCACAGCAATATCTTTTCGGACAG ATGGACACCAAGTAATGGCAGCTGGTAGCCCCGTTGGACACATTGCACTGTGGGATCTAGAAGAGAAGAAACTAATTAGTCAAATGCGAAACGCTCATTCCACAGCAATAGCTGGTATGTCGTTTGTCCCTGGAGAACCACTTCTTATCACTAATGGTGCTGATAATGCTATACGG GTGTGGATTTTTGATGGACCCGGTGGTACTGGCCGTATATTAAGGAGCCGAATGGGACATAGTGCACCTCCAACAAAAATCAGATACCATGGGCAAAATGGAGAGCACATTCTTAGTGCAG GTCAAGATGGAACATTGCAGTCTTTTTCAACGGTGCATGAAAGATTCAATAAAAGTTTAGGACGTG gttcaattaacaaaaagaaatcaaaacggAAGGGTCTTCAGCATGATACCATGGCACTTCCACCCATTACAGCCTTTGCTTCAG AAGTGGCTCGTCAGAATGACTGGGATGGTATTGTTGCCTGCCATCAAGGGTATATAACCTGTACAACATGGAACTATCAGAAGACTTCTATGGGAACTCATaaactgaggccagaggcattTAGCAAAAACAAACCTCTAGATATATATGCAACA GCAGTTGATATTACCACGTGTGGAAACTTTGCTGTAATTGGGATGTCAACAGGGCAGGTAGATGTGTACAACATGCAGTCTGGCATTCACAGAGGGTGTTATGGCAAAGAAAGAG CACATGAAGGGGCTGTTAGAGGGGTAGCAGTGGATGGATTAAACCAGCTGACAATCACGGCTGGTAGTGAAGGATTAATTAAATTTTGGAAATTCAAAACTAAAGACCTAGTTCACTCCACTGATCTCTCGTCTTCTCCAAGTGCGATTCTGCTTCACAGAGATAG CGGTATTCTGGGAATTGCCTTTGATGACTTCAGTATTAGTGTTTTGGATATAGAAACCAGGAAGATTGTCAGGAGGTTCTCAGGACACCATGGACGGATTAATGACATG actttcaGTCCTGATGGTCGTTGGCTAGTAACTTCATCAATGGACTGTACTATTAAGACTTGGGACCTTCCGTCTGGATG CCTCATAGATTGTTTCTTGCTAGACTCTGCAGCTGTAAGCGTTACTATGTCTCCTACAGGAGATTTTCTAGCTTCATCGCATGTGGATGATCTTGGAATTTATTTGTG GTCAAACCGTTCTCTGTATTCGCTCGTCTCTTTACGGCCCCTTCCGGCAGATTACGAACCTGCTACGGTAATGCTTCCTGGAACTTGCCCTGTGCAAG ATGTGGATGCAGCAGGAGCTGAAGAAACATGTGGTGAAATGATAGAATATGATTCACCTGAGCAATTGGGGGAGCAGCTGGTAACCCTGTCCTTATTACCTGAGTCAAGGTGGAAGAATCTCCTCAATCTTGATATCATCAAG aaaaagaataaaccaAGAGAGCCACCAAAAGTTCCCAAGTCAGCCCCTTTCTTCATCCCAACAGTTCCTGGTCTTATACCACGATATGCTGCTCCAGAACAAGAAAATGATACGCAG TCAAAGGTAGTAAACCTTGGAGTACTGGCACAGAAATCTGATTTCTACATTCATCTTGAAGAAGCCCTGAGCACAAACAAAT ATACTGCTCCACTTAATTTACTGAAAGACATGGGACCATCCAATATTGAGATAGAACTAAGGGGCTTGGCCCCTGAAGGTGGTGGCTCTGTGGAGGTGATGCTAAGCTTTTTGAGAATGATTGGGATGATGCTGAACAAGAAGTACAACTTCGAACTTGCTCAAGCATACCTTGCACTGTTCTTAAAG ttgcatCTTAAGATCCTCTCATCAGATCCAAGCCTACTAGAAGAAGTATCCAGACTGTCAACACAGCTCGAGGAAACTTGGATCAATTTACAGACTTTGTTCAATCAGAGTCTGTGTgtgttaaaatatatgaaaagcgCATTgctgtaa